From Chryseobacterium joostei, the proteins below share one genomic window:
- a CDS encoding deoxycytidylate deaminase, protein MNKFDKAYLKMAQEWAKLSYCKRKQVGALIVKDRMIISDGYNGTPSGFENCCEDGEGKTHWYVLHAEANAILKLAASTQSAKGATLYLTLSPCKECSKLILQAGIARLVYINEYSDDDGISFLRNHNIEIEQISDCELKK, encoded by the coding sequence ATGAATAAGTTTGATAAAGCTTATCTAAAAATGGCCCAGGAATGGGCAAAACTCTCCTACTGTAAGAGAAAACAAGTAGGGGCTCTTATCGTAAAAGATAGGATGATTATTTCAGATGGTTACAACGGAACTCCTTCGGGATTCGAAAACTGCTGTGAAGATGGAGAGGGAAAAACGCACTGGTATGTATTACATGCAGAAGCCAACGCTATATTAAAACTAGCGGCTTCTACACAATCAGCAAAAGGAGCAACGTTATATCTAACGCTGTCACCCTGTAAGGAATGCAGTAAGCTAATCCTACAGGCTGGTATTGCAAGACTGGTGTATATTAATGAGTATTCGGATGACGATGGGATATCGTTCCTGAGAAACCATAACATTGAAATAGAACAAATATCTGACTGTGAACTAAAAAAATAA
- a CDS encoding enoyl-CoA hydratase/isomerase family protein codes for MSYENILLKKEDKLSIITINRPESLNALNAKTIQEISTALDELNADTSCRVIILTGSGEKSFVAGADIKEFSDFGQEKAEELARNGQNSLFNKIENMSKPVIAAVNGFALGGGLELAMACHIRYASENARLGLPEVTLGLIPGYGGTQRLPKLVGKGIANEMIFSAKMIPAQKAKEIGLVNEVYPIEELLTKTKELANTIAYNSPMAISKAINAVNLSDTDKGFETEIKYFGELFEMEDKKEGVTAFLEKRKPNF; via the coding sequence ATGAGTTACGAAAATATATTATTAAAAAAGGAAGATAAATTATCTATCATTACCATAAACAGACCTGAAAGTTTAAATGCTTTAAATGCAAAAACAATTCAGGAAATCAGCACAGCACTGGATGAGCTTAATGCAGACACTTCCTGCAGAGTAATTATCCTTACAGGAAGTGGAGAAAAGTCTTTCGTAGCTGGAGCTGACATTAAAGAGTTTAGCGATTTTGGACAGGAAAAAGCGGAAGAGCTTGCCAGAAATGGACAAAATTCTCTGTTCAACAAAATTGAAAATATGTCTAAGCCCGTTATTGCTGCCGTAAACGGTTTTGCACTGGGAGGAGGTTTAGAGCTTGCCATGGCATGCCACATCAGATATGCATCGGAAAACGCCAGATTGGGGCTTCCTGAAGTAACTCTGGGATTAATTCCAGGATACGGAGGAACTCAAAGGCTTCCAAAGCTTGTAGGAAAAGGTATTGCCAACGAGATGATCTTCTCTGCCAAGATGATCCCTGCTCAAAAAGCAAAAGAGATCGGCCTGGTAAATGAAGTATACCCTATTGAAGAATTATTAACCAAAACGAAAGAATTAGCGAACACTATTGCCTACAATTCACCAATGGCAATATCCAAGGCTATAAATGCCGTAAACTTATCTGACACGGATAAAGGGTTTGAAACTGAAATCAAGTATTTCGGGGAGCTTTTTGAAATGGAAGATAAGAAAGAAGGAGTGACAGCTTTCCTAGAGAAAAGAAAGCCAAACTTCTAA